DNA sequence from the Deltaproteobacteria bacterium genome:
TGTTCGGCAGCTTCTCGATCTCTTCAATCACCTCTTGTTTCAGATCTCCCTCCACATTGTAAAGCGCGATCGCCTCTCCACTCTGCCGCATCAATCCTAGCTGCATCCGGGAGATATTGATCTTTTTCTTGCCGAGCAGCGTCCCGATATTTCCAATAACGCCGGGCCGGTCCTGATTGTGAATTACGAGAATCGTCCCCTCCGGCAACGCCTCCAGGTAAAATTCATTGATCTGAACAATTCGTGGCTGCATCTTCCCAAAAATTGTTCCGGAAACCGAGCGGGTTGTCCCATCGATTTCCATCGTAATGGTGATGAGGCTCGCAAAATCCTTGTGTTCACTGAATTTTGACTCGACAACCTTTAAGCCTCGCTCACGGGCGATCCATGAGGCGTTCACAAAATTCACGGTGACATCGCTCACGGTTGCCGAAAGCAGACCCTTGAGCGCCGCCTGGGTAACGGCAGCCAGGTTGTACTCGGCAACATCCCCCCGATATTCAATCCGGACCTCTCGCGGCAATCTCTCCAGAAGTTGTCCCTGAAGCGACCCAAGTTTCTCCGCCAAGTGAATAAAGGGGCCCAGAATTTTGAGCCCCTCAGCCGAGATCGAGGGGAAATTAACGGCGTTATGAATCGTTCCATTCTGAAAATAGTCCGCCATCATGCGGGCAACCTCCACAGCAACCGCCTCCTGAGCCTCATCCGTAGCGGCTCCGAGATGCGGCGTCGTCACAACCTGGGGAATTCCAAAAAATGGATGATCGGCCGGTGGTGGCTCTTTTTCAAAAACATCGACGGCCGCCCCTTTAACAATCCCCTCCTTGATCGCGGAGACAAGATCGGACTCATTCACAATGCCACCCCGAGCACAGTTGATGACATAAACCCCCTTCTTCATCTGACCAAACGCCTTCCGGTCGACCAGATTCTTTGTCTTGTCGGTCAGTGGCGCGTGAACCGTAATATAATCAGAACAACGGAAGAGCTCCGGAAGATCGACCGGCTCGATGCCCATTTTTTCAGCCGCCTCAGCAGAAAGGAAAGGATCATATCCAATCACCTTCATCTTAAGACCGATCGCCCGGTCGGCGACGATTCGTCCAATATTGCCAACACCGACAATGCCGAGTGTCTTGTTGCACAACTCACTTCCGGTAAATTTTCCACGCTCCCACTTGCCGGAGCGGACTGAATAAGACGCCTCTGGAATCCGGCGTGAAACGGCAAAGATCATCGCAAGGGTATGCTCCGCCGTTGTGACGGCGTTGCCAGACGGGGTGTTCATGACGACAATCCCCTTTCTTGTCGCCGCAGTGACATCAATATTATCGACCCCAATCCCGGCCCGACCGATCGCCTTGAGCTTGGACCCCTCGAGAACTCGCGCCGTAATCTTTGTGCCACTTCGGACAATGAGACCGTCATATTGAGGCACAATCTTGATGAGTTCCTCCTCTGATAGACCGGACCTGAAATCAGCCGTGATCCCCTTGGCCGATTTGAGGATCTTCTCACCATTTTCTGACAATTTGTCACAAACGAGGATCTTAGCCATGCAGCACCTTCATGGCAGCCCCGACACCGGCCCCCATTTCAAAACGATAGCCCAAATCGGCCAGCGTCCATTCCAACGCCGCCAAAACCGTCACGACATCGAGGTCATCATAATGTCCCATGTGAGCCAGGCGAAATATCTTGCCTTTAAAATCATCCTGGCCGCCGGCAATCGTCAGATTATATTTCTCTTGAAGCGTCTTGTAGATCTTCTGACCATCAATACCCGAGGGAGCGATTACTGCGGTGAGCGAATTGACGGGCGATTTTGCAAACAGCGCGAGACCCAATGCGGTCACCCCCGCCCTCATCCCGTCAGAGAGACGCTGATGCCTCTCAAAAAGGGGTTGGAGCCCCTCTGTCTGCATCGCCTTGAGTCTCTCGGCCAAACCAAAAATCAACCCGATCGCCGGTGTATAGGCGGTCTGATTCGTTACAAGACCTTTGAGTTCCTTTCGAAAATCAAAGTAAAACCTGGGGAGATTCCCCTTTTCAGCCGCCTGCCAGGCCTTGTCCGACAGGCCGATCAAGGCAAGTCCGGGTGGCAACGCAAGCGCCTTCTGAGAGGCACCAATCAATGCATCGATCCCCCATCGGTCCATTGGAAGATCCATAGCACCCAGCGCGGAGATTGCATCGACCACTAAAAGACAATCTTTCATGCCACGGGTCAAATCGGCCAGTTTTTCAATCGGATGAGTGACACCCGTGGAGCTTTCGGACGCCTGAACAAGCACCCCCTTGTAGCCACCTTTTTTGAGAAGTTTTTCAACATCAGCCGGGGAAACAGCCTCGCCCCAAGGAACTTTGATGATCTCTGGCTCTACCCCATACGCCTTGCAGATCTTCCACCAGCGTTCACCAAATTTACCTCCATCTACAACGATGACCTTCTCTCCCTTTGAAAAGAGGTTGGTCACTGCCCCTTCCATCGCGCCCGTTCCGGACGAGGCGAGAATCAAGATCTCGTTTTTGGTCTGGAAAAGCCACTTCAGACCACGACGGACTTCCTCTAATACCGCCTCAAAGGCACGCGTCCGGTGGTGGATGATCGAACCCGCCATCGCCAGCGAGGCCGATTCAGCGACCGCCGTCGGGCCGGGTGCAAAAAGTCTGTATTTCCGCATGGTAGACGATCGCTTTTAATCTCAGCCGTTATTATGAGTCAAGGAGAAGAAGATCTTTTCAGTTTGAGCCGCAAGGCATTTAATCGGATAAATCCTTCTGCATCCGCCTGATGATAAACCGAGTCCTTTTCAAACGTGGCATAATCTTCCCTGAAAAGCGATCGGGGAGACTTACGCCCGACCACACCACAGTTTCCTTTATAGAGTTTCAAGCGTACCTTGCCGGTCACATTTTTTTGCGCCTCATCGATCAATTTCTGGAGAACCTCCCGCTCCGGAGAAAACCAGTACCCATAATAGACGAGCTCTGCGTATCGGGAAATCAACGAGTCTCGAAGGTGCATCACCTCCCGATCCATTGTCAGGCTCTCTATTGCCCGATGGGCAACATGGAGAACGGTCCCTCCTGGAGTTTCGTAAACCCCGCGACTTTTCATCCCGACATACCGGTTCTCAACAATGTCGGTGCGACCGATCCCATGCGCTCCCGCAATCCGATTCAAACGCTCAAGGAGCCTGGCAGGCGACAATTTTCTGCCATTGACCGCAACCGGATTCCCCCGCTGGTATTCAACCTCAATCGTGATTGGTTTCGTGGGGGCGGCCTCCGGATTGCGGGTCATGGTAAAAAGGTTTTGAGGAGGCTCTTTCCATGGATCTTCCAGAATTCCACCTTCGTAGCTGATATGAAAGAGATTCTGATCCGAGCTGTAAGGTTTCGCCCTAGTCACCGGGACCGGTACCCCCTGCCTTTTGGCATACGCCATCAGATCTGACCGTGACTTGAAGTCCCACTCCCTCCAGGGGGCGATGACCCGGGCATCCGGCTTCAAGGCATAGTAGGTCAATTCAAACCGGACCTGGTCATTCCCCTTGCCCGTCGCTCCGTGGGCCAGCGCATCTGCCTTTTCCCTAACCGCCACCTCCAATTGCTTTTTGGCAATGAGAGGGCGCGCAATCGAGGTTCCCAAAAGGTAGCCTCCTTCATAAACGGCATTTGCGCGAAGCATCGGAAAGACGAAATCGCCGACAAACTCTTCCCGCAGGTCGGCAACGTACGCCCGCTTGGCACCCGACCGGAGAGCCTTTTCTCTGATGCGGGTAAAGTCCTCCTTCTGTCCGATATCGGCAATAAAGCAGACCACCTCGCTCTGATAGTTTTCCTTGAGCCAATGAACCATGACCGAGGTATCAAGCCCACCCGAGTAGGCGAGGACAATTTTCATTTTAACAACATCTCCAGTAATGCCTTCTGTACATGCAACCTATTTTCCGCCTGCTGCCAGATCCGTGACTGGGAGCCATCCATCACCTCATCCGTGATCTCCTCCCCTCGATGGGCCGGCAGGCAGTGGAGTACAATCGCATCCGGCGCCGCCTCTTTCAACAGTTTTTGATTGAGCTGATACGGCTGGAACCGTCTCCTCTTTTCCTCCTCCTCTTTCTGTCCCATGGAAAACCAGGTGTCGGTATTGACAACGGCGGCACCCCGTACCGCCTCGACCGGATCGTCGGTTATTATGACAGAAACATCCTTTTGATTCCGCGCCACTTCCAGGATTTGCCGATCCGGCTCAAATCCGTGAGGCGTTGCAACGACGAGGGGAAATCGGAGAAGGAGGGCGGCCTGGATCCAGCTATTGGCGATGTTATTCCCATCACCGATGTAGGCAACCTTCCGTCGCTCCCTTTTGTTTTCCCCCACGGTGAAGAGATCCGCCAAGATCTGACAGGGATGGTAGAGGTCCGAGAGCCCGTTGATCACAGGGACATCGGACGCCTTGGCAAGCTCCTCAACAATCCCCTGCCCGTACGTCCTGATCAGGATCCCATGGGCATACCGCGAGAGAACCTTTGCCGTGTCGGCATAGGTCTCCCCCCGCCCGACCTGTGT
Encoded proteins:
- a CDS encoding phosphoglycerate dehydrogenase produces the protein MAKILVCDKLSENGEKILKSAKGITADFRSGLSEEELIKIVPQYDGLIVRSGTKITARVLEGSKLKAIGRAGIGVDNIDVTAATRKGIVVMNTPSGNAVTTAEHTLAMIFAVSRRIPEASYSVRSGKWERGKFTGSELCNKTLGIVGVGNIGRIVADRAIGLKMKVIGYDPFLSAEAAEKMGIEPVDLPELFRCSDYITVHAPLTDKTKNLVDRKAFGQMKKGVYVINCARGGIVNESDLVSAIKEGIVKGAAVDVFEKEPPPADHPFFGIPQVVTTPHLGAATDEAQEAVAVEVARMMADYFQNGTIHNAVNFPSISAEGLKILGPFIHLAEKLGSLQGQLLERLPREVRIEYRGDVAEYNLAAVTQAALKGLLSATVSDVTVNFVNASWIARERGLKVVESKFSEHKDFASLITITMEIDGTTRSVSGTIFGKMQPRIVQINEFYLEALPEGTILVIHNQDRPGVIGNIGTLLGKKKINISRMQLGLMRQSGEAIALYNVEGDLKQEVIEEIEKLPNIISVKKVVL
- a CDS encoding argininosuccinate synthase, with the translated sequence MKIVLAYSGGLDTSVMVHWLKENYQSEVVCFIADIGQKEDFTRIREKALRSGAKRAYVADLREEFVGDFVFPMLRANAVYEGGYLLGTSIARPLIAKKQLEVAVREKADALAHGATGKGNDQVRFELTYYALKPDARVIAPWREWDFKSRSDLMAYAKRQGVPVPVTRAKPYSSDQNLFHISYEGGILEDPWKEPPQNLFTMTRNPEAAPTKPITIEVEYQRGNPVAVNGRKLSPARLLERLNRIAGAHGIGRTDIVENRYVGMKSRGVYETPGGTVLHVAHRAIESLTMDREVMHLRDSLISRYAELVYYGYWFSPEREVLQKLIDEAQKNVTGKVRLKLYKGNCGVVGRKSPRSLFREDYATFEKDSVYHQADAEGFIRLNALRLKLKRSSSP
- the argF gene encoding ornithine carbamoyltransferase, with translation MKKDLKSLSDLSAKEIESLFRKATLLKKERKRGKVRSTLRGKTLAMLFEKTSTRTRVSFEIAMRELGGDAVYLESGTTQVGRGETYADTAKVLSRYAHGILIRTYGQGIVEELAKASDVPVINGLSDLYHPCQILADLFTVGENKRERRKVAYIGDGNNIANSWIQAALLLRFPLVVATPHGFEPDRQILEVARNQKDVSVIITDDPVEAVRGAAVVNTDTWFSMGQKEEEEKRRRFQPYQLNQKLLKEAAPDAIVLHCLPAHRGEEITDEVMDGSQSRIWQQAENRLHVQKALLEMLLK
- a CDS encoding alanine--glyoxylate aminotransferase family protein, producing MRKYRLFAPGPTAVAESASLAMAGSIIHHRTRAFEAVLEEVRRGLKWLFQTKNEILILASSGTGAMEGAVTNLFSKGEKVIVVDGGKFGERWWKICKAYGVEPEIIKVPWGEAVSPADVEKLLKKGGYKGVLVQASESSTGVTHPIEKLADLTRGMKDCLLVVDAISALGAMDLPMDRWGIDALIGASQKALALPPGLALIGLSDKAWQAAEKGNLPRFYFDFRKELKGLVTNQTAYTPAIGLIFGLAERLKAMQTEGLQPLFERHQRLSDGMRAGVTALGLALFAKSPVNSLTAVIAPSGIDGQKIYKTLQEKYNLTIAGGQDDFKGKIFRLAHMGHYDDLDVVTVLAALEWTLADLGYRFEMGAGVGAAMKVLHG